A window of Holophagales bacterium contains these coding sequences:
- a CDS encoding bifunctional alpha/beta hydrolase/class I SAM-dependent methyltransferase, which produces MTRDAALLTFPTHDGVELVYRHWPARGSAPEGWPARPALVLLHRGHEHSGRLQHLVDELELPGVDVYAWDARGHGLSPGERGHSPSFGTSIRDVGTFVDHLCARHAHGREDVALVAQSVGAVLAAAWVHDYAPRIRGLVLATPAFSVKLYVPFARPGLSLLRRLRGNFAVTSYVKGNVLTHDPERVASYETDPLVSRVISGDILLGLLEAGDRLVADAQAIRTPTLLLVSGKDWVVRRAPQLRFFERLGAATKECIVLRDFFHDTLGEKERSRALTPLRGFLDRIFQAPLEDPDRTAEDRSGPSFETWRRLSRPLPSLSPMGFLWNAQRVGLRTLGRLSHGIDLGCRTGFDSGASLDHVYGDEAAGRIGVGRLVDRVYLDAPGWRGVRVRRRQLGELIRLACERVAATGRAPHLLDPAAGHGRYLLDVLESVPEATALLRDLLPENVREGSARIRERGLDGRVRFEQGDAFDPDSLADVRPRPDVAVVSGLFELFPENDGVRRSLSGLAAAMAPGGWLVYTNQPWHPQLEMIARLLTSHRGGAPWVMRCRSQREMDQLVEEAGFEKADQRVDEAGLFTVSLARRAA; this is translated from the coding sequence GTGACGCGGGACGCCGCGCTCCTGACCTTTCCCACCCACGACGGCGTCGAGCTTGTCTACCGGCACTGGCCCGCGCGCGGATCGGCCCCCGAGGGCTGGCCCGCCCGGCCCGCCCTCGTGCTCCTTCACCGCGGTCACGAGCACTCGGGCCGCCTGCAGCACCTCGTGGACGAGCTCGAGCTCCCCGGCGTGGACGTCTACGCCTGGGACGCGCGCGGGCACGGCCTGTCGCCCGGCGAGCGGGGACACAGCCCGAGCTTCGGCACCTCGATCCGCGACGTGGGGACCTTCGTCGACCACCTCTGCGCCCGGCACGCGCACGGGCGAGAGGACGTCGCCCTCGTGGCCCAGAGCGTCGGCGCCGTCCTCGCGGCCGCGTGGGTGCACGACTACGCCCCCCGCATCCGCGGCCTCGTCCTGGCGACGCCGGCCTTCTCGGTGAAGCTCTACGTCCCGTTCGCACGACCGGGGCTCTCGCTCCTGCGGCGCCTCAGGGGCAACTTCGCCGTGACGTCCTACGTCAAAGGGAACGTCCTCACGCACGACCCGGAGCGGGTCGCCTCGTACGAAACGGACCCGCTCGTCTCCCGCGTCATCTCGGGGGACATCCTCCTCGGCCTCCTCGAGGCGGGCGACCGGCTCGTGGCAGACGCCCAGGCGATCCGCACCCCGACGCTGCTCCTCGTCTCCGGCAAGGACTGGGTCGTGCGCCGCGCGCCGCAGCTCCGCTTCTTCGAGCGGCTCGGCGCGGCGACGAAGGAATGCATCGTCCTGCGGGACTTCTTTCACGACACGCTGGGCGAGAAGGAACGCTCCCGTGCCCTGACCCCTTTGCGGGGCTTCCTCGACCGGATCTTCCAGGCGCCGCTCGAGGACCCTGACCGGACCGCGGAGGACCGGTCGGGGCCCTCCTTCGAGACCTGGCGCCGGCTGTCGCGCCCCCTGCCGTCGCTTTCCCCGATGGGCTTCCTCTGGAACGCGCAGCGCGTCGGGCTCCGGACGCTGGGCCGCCTGTCGCACGGGATCGACCTCGGCTGCCGGACCGGCTTCGACTCGGGCGCGAGCCTCGACCACGTCTACGGTGACGAGGCCGCCGGGCGGATCGGCGTGGGGCGGCTCGTGGACCGCGTCTACCTCGACGCTCCCGGGTGGCGCGGCGTCCGGGTGAGGAGGCGCCAGCTCGGCGAGCTGATCCGCCTCGCGTGCGAGCGGGTGGCGGCCACGGGCCGGGCGCCGCACCTCCTCGACCCGGCCGCGGGACACGGGCGATACCTGCTGGACGTCCTCGAGAGCGTGCCCGAGGCGACGGCGCTCCTCCGGGACCTGCTTCCCGAGAACGTCCGGGAAGGAAGCGCGCGGATCCGCGAACGAGGGCTCGACGGCCGCGTGAGGTTCGAGCAGGGCGACGCTTTTGACCCCGACTCTCTCGCCGACGTGAGGCCGCGCCCCGACGTGGCCGTCGTCTCGGGCCTCTTCGAGCTGTTCCCCGAAAACGACGGGGTGCGCCGGAGCCTCTCCGGCCTCGCCGCCGCGATGGCGCCAGGCGGGTGGCTCGTCTACACGAACCAGCCGTGGCATCCCCAGCTCGAGATGATCGCGCGCCTCCTGACGAGCCACCGGGGCGGCGCACCGTGGGTGATGCGCTGCCGCTCGCAGCGGGAGATGGACCAGCTGGTGGAGGAAGCCGGCTTCGAGAAGGCGGACCAGCGGGTCGACGAGGCGGGCCTCTTCACCGTCTCCCTCGCCCGGCGCGCCGCATGA
- a CDS encoding phosphatidate cytidylyltransferase, whose translation MLLIRRRLGPGNATGRNLVDRAVGWAWILGVLAAAYFAGPPGALFLFAVVAAQGLRELLSRRGISSVRDYTSMSVLFYGALPLLFALVPYSGYWLVSPVIGLAGLGLVLAAWASSPPGDARRRALHFHLALLGTLWGLPHVAALWYLRPQAAPASGPLLAGFLLLVVQSSDVAQYVSGRLLGRHPLSARSPSKTWEGFAGGLLFAVGLGVLLHGSTPFTWRQGAALALVVYLLGVAGGLLLSSVKRDLGLKDWSALLPGHGGMLDRVDSLLLSAPVYYHLVRLLLG comes from the coding sequence GTGCTCCTGATCCGCCGACGGCTCGGGCCCGGGAACGCCACGGGCCGCAACCTCGTGGACCGGGCCGTCGGCTGGGCCTGGATCCTCGGCGTCCTCGCTGCGGCCTACTTCGCGGGACCGCCCGGCGCCCTCTTCCTTTTCGCCGTGGTTGCCGCGCAAGGTCTCCGGGAACTCCTCTCGAGGCGGGGAATCTCGAGTGTCCGGGATTACACCTCGATGTCCGTCCTTTTCTACGGGGCACTGCCTCTCTTGTTCGCGCTCGTGCCGTATTCCGGCTACTGGCTCGTCTCGCCGGTCATCGGACTCGCCGGCCTCGGCCTCGTCCTGGCGGCGTGGGCATCCTCGCCGCCGGGCGACGCGAGACGGCGCGCTTTGCACTTTCACCTCGCGCTGCTGGGCACTCTCTGGGGCCTTCCCCACGTCGCCGCGCTCTGGTACCTCCGGCCGCAGGCCGCTCCCGCCTCGGGCCCGCTCCTCGCCGGCTTCCTGCTTCTTGTGGTCCAGTCGAGCGACGTGGCCCAGTACGTCTCCGGCCGCCTCCTGGGCCGGCACCCGCTCTCCGCCCGCTCTCCGTCCAAGACGTGGGAAGGTTTCGCAGGAGGGCTTCTCTTCGCCGTCGGCCTCGGCGTGCTGCTCCACGGCTCGACTCCCTTCACCTGGCGCCAGGGTGCGGCGCTCGCACTGGTGGTCTACCTCCTCGGGGTTGCGGGCGGCCTCCTCCTCTCGTCCGTGAAGAGAGACCTGGGCCTCAAGGACTGGAGCGCGCTCCTGCCCGGGCACGGCGGGATGCTCGACCGGGTCGACTCGCTCCTCCTGTCGGCGCCCGTCTACTACCACCTCGTCCGGCTGCTCCTCGGCTGA
- a CDS encoding DUF86 domain-containing protein, giving the protein MSRRSVRLLLDDMLEATERIERYVARMDQPAFLADEKTSDAVVRNLEILGEAAAHVPDEFRASTPDLEWPRVVGLRNRVVHGYFAVDLELVWMIVVSDLPVLASRLRRLRDSLD; this is encoded by the coding sequence ATGTCTAGACGCTCCGTCCGCCTCCTGCTCGACGACATGCTCGAGGCGACGGAGCGGATCGAGCGGTATGTCGCGAGAATGGACCAGCCCGCATTCCTCGCCGACGAGAAGACCTCCGACGCCGTCGTGAGGAACCTCGAGATTCTCGGAGAAGCAGCCGCTCACGTGCCGGATGAGTTCAGGGCAAGCACACCGGACCTGGAATGGCCGCGGGTCGTCGGCCTCAGGAACCGGGTCGTCCACGGGTACTTCGCGGTGGACCTCGAGCTCGTCTGGATGATCGTCGTCAGCGACCTGCCCGTTCTCGCGTCGCGACTTCGTCGGCTTCGCGACTCCCTCGACTGA
- a CDS encoding serine/threonine protein phosphatase, producing the protein MTGAERRPRVEAALWLAFLGVFFFGTYGWANAFTATRTDVGIVVWAWERHIPFLPWTIVPYWSIDLAYAASVLLCATRRELRVHVARLVLASVVSLAGFLAFPLRFSFERPAADGLPGALFALLSSFDLPFNQAPSLHVSLLLVLWTFYAGKVHGPWRWAVHGWSLLVGLSVLTTWQHHAVDVVTGVAAGVVCLCAIPLRLRILRPDRRESVIGLSYLLGGLAAFVIAAWQGGFGWLLAWPGLALTLVAAGYLGFGPGVFGPTEAPWHWRALMLPVRLAATLSARLQTRGLPAFAELAPGLSVGRAPRAREAAELGVKTVVNLAPEILAPGPGEGVVRVRAPLLDLATPSPDEWDRAVAAASAAWSAGPVLIHCAMGLQRSVLVASAVLARSGIEPAAAWERAREARPQARAKPSQLALLGIGETS; encoded by the coding sequence ATGACGGGAGCCGAACGCCGCCCCCGGGTAGAGGCCGCACTGTGGCTCGCGTTCCTCGGGGTCTTCTTCTTCGGGACCTACGGCTGGGCCAACGCCTTCACGGCGACCCGGACGGACGTGGGAATCGTGGTCTGGGCCTGGGAGCGCCACATCCCGTTCCTGCCCTGGACCATCGTCCCGTACTGGAGCATCGACCTCGCCTACGCCGCGTCCGTCCTCCTGTGCGCGACCCGGCGCGAGCTCCGCGTCCACGTCGCGCGCCTCGTCCTTGCCTCAGTCGTCTCCCTGGCCGGCTTTCTCGCCTTTCCGCTCCGTTTCAGCTTCGAGAGGCCGGCCGCGGACGGCCTGCCCGGGGCCCTCTTCGCCCTGCTCTCGTCCTTCGACCTGCCGTTCAACCAGGCCCCGTCGCTGCACGTCTCGCTGCTCCTCGTTCTCTGGACCTTCTACGCGGGGAAGGTCCACGGACCGTGGCGGTGGGCGGTTCACGGCTGGAGTCTCCTCGTCGGCCTCTCGGTCCTCACCACCTGGCAGCACCACGCGGTGGACGTGGTGACCGGCGTCGCGGCCGGCGTCGTCTGCCTCTGCGCGATACCGCTGCGGCTCCGGATCCTGAGGCCCGACCGGCGAGAGTCCGTCATCGGCCTCTCCTACCTGCTCGGGGGCCTCGCCGCCTTCGTCATCGCGGCGTGGCAGGGAGGCTTCGGGTGGCTCCTGGCCTGGCCCGGGCTCGCCCTGACGCTGGTGGCGGCCGGATACCTCGGCTTCGGGCCGGGGGTCTTCGGCCCGACGGAAGCGCCGTGGCACTGGCGCGCCCTCATGCTCCCCGTGCGGCTCGCGGCAACCCTTTCCGCACGGCTGCAGACGCGGGGCCTTCCCGCCTTCGCCGAGCTCGCTCCGGGGCTCTCGGTCGGACGCGCACCCCGCGCACGCGAGGCGGCGGAACTGGGCGTGAAGACCGTGGTGAACCTCGCCCCGGAGATCCTGGCTCCCGGTCCGGGCGAAGGAGTCGTCCGGGTCCGAGCCCCGCTCCTCGACCTCGCCACTCCGTCGCCCGACGAGTGGGATCGGGCCGTCGCGGCAGCCTCGGCAGCCTGGTCGGCAGGACCCGTTCTGATCCACTGCGCCATGGGCCTCCAGCGGAGCGTCCTCGTGGCCAGCGCGGTCCTGGCGCGGAGCGGGATCGAGCCGGCTGCGGCCTGGGAGAGAGCCCGCGAGGCTCGGCCGCAGGCCCGCGCGAAGCCCTCCCAGCTCGCTCTCCTCGGGATCGGGGAGACTTCTTGA
- a CDS encoding UPF0175 family protein — translation MASRSVVVAVPEKVLLSEKTDEVSFARELQVLAAVKLYELGRLSSGRAAELAGMGRVEFLYELKRYKTFPLEAELTELEGDARLDH, via the coding sequence ATGGCGTCACGGTCGGTAGTTGTCGCGGTTCCGGAAAAGGTCCTTCTATCCGAGAAGACCGACGAGGTGTCTTTCGCGAGGGAGCTGCAGGTCCTCGCGGCGGTCAAGCTCTATGAACTGGGCAGGCTCTCCTCGGGCCGAGCGGCAGAGCTCGCTGGAATGGGCCGGGTCGAGTTCCTCTACGAGCTGAAGCGCTACAAGACGTTCCCGCTGGAAGCCGAGCTTACCGAGCTCGAAGGCGATGCCAGGCTCGATCACTAA
- a CDS encoding 1-acyl-sn-glycerol-3-phosphate acyltransferase: MTSLETAWSVPWDPARPRVFYVNHASHADSALVWSSIPARERPRLRPVAAADYWTAGPVRRYLAKRVFHAVLVERQTNGGPGDAVERMEAALRNGDSLLLFPEGTRNLGNGLLPFRPGLYHIVRRCPWAEIQPVWLENPGRGLPKGAYLPIPLLCRAFFGPLLATAAGESQEDFLERARAALLALRPSSPSGGRA; the protein is encoded by the coding sequence ATGACCTCGCTGGAGACCGCCTGGAGCGTGCCCTGGGACCCGGCCCGCCCGCGCGTCTTCTACGTGAACCACGCCAGCCACGCCGACTCGGCGCTCGTCTGGTCCTCGATTCCAGCGCGGGAGAGACCCAGGCTCCGACCCGTCGCCGCCGCCGACTACTGGACGGCAGGCCCCGTCCGGCGATACCTCGCCAAACGGGTCTTCCACGCGGTCCTGGTCGAACGCCAGACGAACGGGGGGCCGGGGGACGCGGTGGAGCGCATGGAGGCCGCCCTTCGAAACGGCGACTCGCTGCTCCTCTTCCCGGAGGGGACCCGGAACCTCGGGAACGGCCTTCTCCCGTTCCGGCCCGGCCTCTACCACATCGTCAGGCGGTGCCCGTGGGCCGAGATACAGCCGGTCTGGCTGGAGAACCCGGGACGGGGCCTGCCGAAAGGGGCGTACCTACCGATACCCCTTCTTTGCCGCGCCTTCTTCGGTCCCCTCCTCGCGACGGCTGCGGGAGAGAGCCAGGAGGACTTCCTCGAACGCGCCCGGGCAGCTCTCCTGGCCCTCCGACCCTCGTCCCCGTCCGGAGGCCGGGCCTGA
- a CDS encoding aldo/keto reductase: MTAESAAGIGLLARSATTLARFANDRPARTPYLVDAGRRPEMTEATNTKPAGTSKVESTSYDARAWAATSATSPLAPATIRRAHAVQRVTALQSEYSLWWREPEAEVIPTLEELGIGFVPFSPLGKGLLTGAIDEKTTSDKTDFRNVVPRFAPEARKANLAFVEMLRRIAEAKGATPAQIALAWLLAQKPWIVPIPGTTKLHRLGENLGAAGLTLSPEDLREIDEVSAKVTLHGARYPEHLQKLVGR, translated from the coding sequence ATGACAGCCGAATCGGCTGCAGGTATCGGCCTCCTGGCGCGTTCCGCCACCACATTGGCGCGTTTTGCTAATGACCGACCGGCCCGGACGCCCTACCTTGTCGACGCCGGGAGGCGACCCGAAATGACCGAAGCGACGAACACCAAGCCCGCCGGCACCTCGAAGGTCGAATCGACCTCGTACGACGCCCGCGCCTGGGCCGCCACGAGCGCGACCAGTCCGCTCGCTCCAGCGACGATCCGCCGCGCTCACGCCGTCCAGCGCGTCACCGCGCTCCAGAGCGAGTACTCCCTCTGGTGGAGAGAGCCCGAGGCGGAGGTGATTCCGACGCTCGAGGAGCTGGGGATCGGATTCGTCCCCTTCAGCCCGCTCGGGAAAGGCCTCCTCACGGGCGCGATCGACGAGAAGACGACTTCCGACAAGACCGACTTTCGCAACGTCGTTCCCCGGTTCGCGCCCGAAGCGCGCAAGGCGAACCTCGCGTTCGTCGAGATGCTGCGGCGGATCGCTGAAGCGAAGGGGGCGACGCCCGCGCAAATCGCCCTCGCTTGGCTCCTCGCGCAGAAGCCGTGGATCGTCCCGATCCCGGGCACGACGAAGCTCCACCGGCTCGGCGAGAACCTCGGCGCGGCCGGGCTGACCCTCTCCCCGGAGGATCTCCGCGAGATCGACGAAGTCTCCGCGAAGGTCACGCTGCACGGCGCCCGCTACCCGGAACACCTGCAGAAGCTCGTCGGCCGCTGA
- a CDS encoding nucleotidyltransferase family protein — protein MVRSREEIISTLRAMKPDLGRRFGVRDLALFGSFARGDETDRSDIDILVEVDPAIGLDFVTLADKLEEALGRPVDLISTRALRPRHMDAIRLEALHV, from the coding sequence ATGGTTCGATCCCGCGAGGAGATCATCTCGACCCTCCGGGCAATGAAGCCCGACCTCGGACGTCGCTTCGGCGTGCGCGACCTGGCCCTCTTCGGCTCGTTCGCGCGGGGCGACGAGACCGACCGAAGCGACATCGACATCCTCGTCGAAGTAGATCCCGCGATCGGACTCGATTTCGTCACGCTCGCCGACAAGCTCGAAGAGGCCCTCGGCCGACCGGTCGACCTCATCTCAACGCGGGCGCTGCGTCCACGTCACATGGACGCTATCCGGCTCGAAGCTCTTCATGTCTAG
- a CDS encoding alpha/beta hydrolase encodes MDASPGSLPSGRFALSVALAFTTVLAACQSGSGQALHAANKEAAMPRVATWDKTFSRNEKVDHQRVTFKTRYGITLSADLYQPKSTSGKLAAIAVGGPFGAVKEQSSGLYAQTMAERGFVTLAFDPSYTGESGGEPRNVASPDINTEDFSAAVDFLGLQPNVDRGRIGIIGICGWGGMALNAAAVDKRVKAVVVSTMYDMTRVMSRGYNDSVTLEQRTQALEQLGRQRWQDAEKGAPAYGPVSNELKGGEAQFLVDYHDYYRTPRGFHPRAVNSHGSWTLTTPLSFMNMPLLTYIAEISPRPVLFIHGEKAHSRYFSETAYAAAAEPKELMIIPDASHTDLYDRMDVIPFDKITVFFGTNLK; translated from the coding sequence ATGGACGCTTCGCCAGGAAGCTTGCCGAGCGGCAGATTTGCTTTGAGCGTGGCTCTCGCTTTCACAACAGTGCTGGCGGCCTGCCAGTCGGGTTCGGGGCAGGCACTCCACGCCGCGAACAAGGAGGCCGCCATGCCACGAGTCGCAACGTGGGACAAGACCTTTTCAAGAAACGAGAAGGTGGACCATCAGAGAGTCACTTTCAAGACCCGCTACGGCATCACCCTATCGGCTGACCTGTACCAGCCGAAAAGTACCAGCGGCAAGCTTGCAGCGATTGCCGTTGGTGGCCCCTTCGGCGCGGTCAAGGAACAGTCGTCGGGCCTTTATGCGCAGACCATGGCGGAACGCGGATTCGTCACGCTGGCTTTCGATCCGTCCTACACGGGGGAAAGTGGTGGTGAACCGCGGAATGTGGCCTCACCAGACATCAACACGGAGGATTTCAGTGCCGCCGTGGACTTTCTCGGCCTGCAACCCAATGTGGACCGCGGGCGCATTGGCATCATCGGCATTTGCGGCTGGGGTGGCATGGCATTGAATGCAGCCGCCGTGGACAAGCGCGTGAAGGCGGTCGTGGTCAGCACCATGTACGACATGACGCGCGTCATGTCCAGGGGCTACAACGACAGTGTGACCCTCGAACAGCGCACGCAAGCACTGGAGCAGCTGGGCCGGCAGCGTTGGCAGGATGCGGAAAAGGGAGCTCCGGCGTATGGCCCGGTCTCCAACGAGCTGAAAGGCGGCGAAGCGCAGTTCCTGGTGGACTATCACGACTACTACAGGACGCCGCGGGGCTTCCATCCGCGGGCGGTGAACTCGCACGGCTCGTGGACGCTCACGACCCCGCTGTCGTTCATGAACATGCCGCTCTTGACCTACATCGCGGAGATTTCGCCGCGCCCGGTTCTGTTCATCCACGGCGAAAAGGCCCACTCGCGCTATTTCAGCGAAACCGCCTACGCGGCTGCGGCGGAGCCGAAGGAGCTCATGATCATCCCGGACGCCAGCCACACTGATCTCTACGACCGGATGGACGTGATTCCGTTCGACAAGATCACAGTGTTCTTCGGCACGAACCTGAAGTGA